Genomic segment of Mycobacteriales bacterium:
AGCACCGCGTCGGCGGTCGCCGCGAGACTGCTGCTGAGCCCCGGCAGCACCCGCGCCGCCGTATCGATGAGCAGCCACCGAGGTCGCTGCGGGGCCAGCCGCGGATGCCGGCGGACCGCGGTGTCGGTCAGCAGCACTCCCTGGGCGGCCACCTCGGTGCCCGTGTAGCCGGCGCCGACGACGACGAAGGTCATGCGGGCGTCGCGCTCGGCCGGATCGTCGGTGGCATCGGCCAGTTCGATCTGCCGGATGACGTGGTCACGCAGGTAGAGCGCCTCGGCGATGTCGCGGAAGCCGTGCGCATACTCGGCCACGCCGGGGATCGGGAGGAGCTTGTTCACGCTGCCGGTCGTGAGCAGCAGGCGGTCGTAGCCCAGCACGCCGTGCGCGCCCTCCGGGTCGACGTAGGACACGCTCCGGGCGGCGAGATCGATTCCGTCGACCGCACCGAGAACGAGCCGCACGTCGGGCAGCGTCCCCGGGATGGAGACCGTCACCAGCCGCGGGTCGAGCACGCCCCCGGCCACCTCCGGCAGCAACGGGAGGTAGAGGAAATAGTCGGTCTGGTTCACCAGCACTATTTCGGCGTCCGGCAGTCGCCGGCACAGCGTCCTGGCGGCGTGATAGCCCGCGAAGCCGGCGCCGACGACGAGGATCCTTGGTCCGGTCATGAATCACATCTTCCGGGTAACGGTGCGGTCGCGTGTCTAGGATCTGACGGTGGCTGACGATCGTGCAGCGGTGCTCGCGGCGGCCGCGGCGGGATTGCGGGCGCGCTGGGGTAACCGGCTGGAGCTCGGCGCGGCCGCCGAGCTCGGCGGCAGCGGGCGGTCGCTGGTGCTGCGCGTCCCTGTGGCGGGCGTGGACGCTCCGGCGCCGACGGTCATCGTCAAGGCCTACCACGATGAGGCGTCGCAGTCCTCGACTATCGGGCCGGGCCAGGCCTGGGAGAACGAGGCGACCGCCGCGGCCGTCGTCGGCGACCTGCCCGGCCGTCCGCTCGGGCCGGTGCCCCTCGCCGTCGACGGGGAGCACCGGCTGATCGTGCTGACCGATCTCG
This window contains:
- a CDS encoding NAD(P)/FAD-dependent oxidoreductase, with translation MTGPRILVVGAGFAGYHAARTLCRRLPDAEIVLVNQTDYFLYLPLLPEVAGGVLDPRLVTVSIPGTLPDVRLVLGAVDGIDLAARSVSYVDPEGAHGVLGYDRLLLTTGSVNKLLPIPGVAEYAHGFRDIAEALYLRDHVIRQIELADATDDPAERDARMTFVVVGAGYTGTEVAAQGVLLTDTAVRRHPRLAPQRPRWLLIDTAARVLPGLSSSLAATADAVLRERGVDIRTGTSVREAAADGVRLSDGSYVPTRTLAWCVGVRPEPIVAGLALDTREGRLVVDEYLTVPGHPDLFACGDVAAVPDLTRRGEITPMTAQHAQRQGVRAAGNIAASYGVDRRRSYRHHDLGFLVDLGGGQAAADPLKVPLSGLPAKAVTRGYHLWSLPGNRARTAAAWITEAVMPRQTVQLGLVRAGDVPLSTEAPSARRDAGGE